From the genome of Candidatus Nitrosocosmicus oleophilus, one region includes:
- a CDS encoding aldo/keto reductase, with amino-acid sequence MSFTLNSTAKLNNGIQIPRLGLGVYQVPSGKSTVKAVKYALKIGYKHIDTAMIYGNESDVGKALKDSDVKREDIFITTKVWNSDQGYDSTLEAFESSLKRLGLSYVDLYLIHWPIQGKTNETWKALIKLLRNGKVNAIGVSNYSINDLRETIQSSDVVPAINQVEFHPFLYQKDLLLFCKSNSIHPEAYSPLTRGKRLDDPSIVRIAMAYEKTPAQILVRWSLQHDLVVIPKSNHEERILENSQVFDFHINQKDMDILDSLDENLRTVFLD; translated from the coding sequence ATGTCATTTACCTTGAATTCAACGGCTAAATTAAATAATGGGATTCAAATCCCAAGGCTTGGACTAGGTGTTTATCAAGTACCCTCTGGAAAATCAACCGTCAAAGCAGTCAAATATGCATTGAAAATTGGCTATAAGCACATTGATACCGCTATGATATATGGTAATGAATCAGATGTTGGTAAGGCATTGAAGGATAGTGATGTAAAAAGAGAAGACATTTTTATCACTACAAAGGTCTGGAACAGCGACCAAGGCTATGATTCAACTCTGGAGGCATTTGAATCTAGCCTTAAACGACTTGGACTATCTTATGTGGATCTCTACCTCATACATTGGCCAATTCAGGGAAAGACTAATGAAACGTGGAAGGCTCTGATTAAGCTATTAAGAAATGGAAAAGTGAATGCAATTGGAGTAAGTAACTATTCTATCAATGACTTGAGAGAAACGATACAAAGCTCCGATGTCGTACCTGCCATTAATCAAGTGGAATTTCATCCATTTTTGTATCAGAAAGATCTGTTACTGTTCTGCAAGAGCAATTCAATTCATCCGGAAGCTTATAGTCCATTAACAAGGGGCAAAAGACTAGATGATCCTAGTATAGTTAGAATTGCAATGGCTTATGAAAAAACTCCTGCACAAATACTTGTACGTTGGAGTTTACAACATGACTTGGTTGTAATTCCAAAATCTAACCATGAGGAAAGAATCTTAGAAAATAGTCAGGTGTTTGATTTCCACATCAATCAAAAAGATATGGATATTTTAGATTCATTGGATGAGAATTTACGTACGGTTTTTTTGGATTAG
- a CDS encoding cytochrome P450: MKVKSNINKDRNHVYPPGPREIFPYSLAFKFISNPLPILKEIFESYGDISHFKFGPKLHVYLINDPYLIENILVKHNQYFVKSPGLKLAKRVIGNGLITNEGESHSKQRRRVQQAFTKDKITIYGNIITEHCIEYTDTNWRDGTIVDIHKEMTKLTLSIISKLLFGNNAITLNEIDKISDQITLIIEYINKLRLPFLRFIERLPIPLTLEYKDALKQLDNIIYSKIDLQRQKSPVKENKKIGRSKANDTQLSEHNNFQKYQNELDILSVLIDSTDKRMTDHNEQLLSDKDEEQTKEISKMTDKQIRDEVMTIFLAGHETTANALTWTLYLLSCHPKIESKILAEIDAIPKEKEDDKNNRKIITVKDLSRLKFTEKVLMESMRLYPPSWAIGRQTIQNYNLNEKYSVPSGSVIIMSQYLMHHDVRYFSDPEKFDPERWSLKFRASMPRFSYFPFGGGPRSCIGEPLAWIEGIIVLANIINNWKITLEEKDIANIKLHPLVTLRPKNGIKMKILKRFND; the protein is encoded by the coding sequence ATGAAAGTGAAATCAAATATTAATAAAGATAGAAATCACGTGTATCCACCAGGACCGCGCGAGATATTTCCTTACAGTTTGGCTTTCAAGTTCATATCAAATCCTTTACCGATATTGAAAGAAATTTTCGAAAGTTACGGCGATATTTCTCATTTTAAATTTGGACCAAAGTTACATGTATATCTCATAAATGACCCTTATCTAATTGAGAATATTCTGGTAAAACATAATCAATATTTTGTTAAAAGTCCAGGTTTGAAGTTAGCAAAACGAGTGATTGGTAATGGATTAATAACAAATGAAGGGGAAAGTCATTCGAAACAGAGGAGAAGGGTCCAGCAAGCATTTACCAAAGACAAGATAACGATTTATGGAAATATAATAACAGAACATTGTATAGAATATACAGATACAAATTGGAGAGATGGGACAATTGTAGATATTCATAAAGAAATGACCAAGTTAACACTCTCCATAATTAGTAAATTACTATTTGGAAATAATGCTATAACATTAAATGAGATCGATAAAATTAGTGATCAGATAACACTAATTATTGAGTATATTAACAAACTTAGACTTCCATTCTTAAGGTTTATTGAAAGACTCCCAATTCCTCTAACCTTGGAATACAAGGATGCTCTAAAACAACTAGATAATATAATTTATAGTAAAATTGATCTTCAACGTCAAAAATCACCTGTTAAAGAAAACAAGAAAATAGGTAGATCTAAAGCCAATGATACTCAATTAAGTGAACATAATAATTTTCAAAAATATCAAAACGAATTAGACATACTTTCTGTTCTTATCGATTCAACAGACAAAAGAATGACGGATCATAATGAACAATTATTATCTGATAAAGATGAAGAACAAACCAAAGAGATTTCAAAAATGACTGATAAACAGATTAGGGATGAAGTAATGACGATATTTTTAGCAGGGCATGAGACGACTGCTAATGCTCTGACATGGACTTTATATCTTTTATCATGTCATCCTAAGATTGAATCTAAAATTCTAGCTGAAATTGACGCTATACCTAAAGAGAAAGAAGACGATAAGAACAACAGAAAAATTATCACCGTTAAAGATTTATCACGACTAAAATTTACAGAAAAAGTTTTGATGGAGTCAATGAGACTCTACCCCCCTTCTTGGGCTATAGGTCGTCAGACTATCCAGAATTATAATCTAAATGAAAAGTATTCAGTACCTTCTGGCTCAGTTATTATTATGAGTCAGTATCTAATGCATCATGATGTCAGGTACTTTTCAGATCCTGAAAAGTTTGATCCTGAAAGATGGTCATTAAAATTTAGAGCATCAATGCCACGATTTAGCTATTTTCCGTTTGGTGGTGGTCCCAGATCATGCATAGGAGAACCGTTAGCTTGGATTGAAGGTATTATAGTGCTAGCGAATATTATCAATAATTGGAAGATTACACTTGAAGAAAAAGATATAGCAAATATAAAACTACACCCACTAGTAACACTCAGGCCAAAAAATGGTATTAAAATGAAAATTTTGAAGAGATTTAATGATTGA
- a CDS encoding cupredoxin domain-containing protein — protein MRKIIIPMIFLAILILGFNDLDVRAQESNSTIVLNPGATNSDSQNPISSANVTVPAGTNVTWVNKDSSPHMLVSGSPEEGPDNIFYGDFFGTNENYTVTFDKPGLYSYYDPAWSHIRGEITVENPEFSPNLGSSLNTSSLGGIKENLVPDSNTNVDVTNSDGNRTNTENDSFSIPTSSFLSSFPSSATNDTSDQSFPPSSLASDQALSDIFNKVGPLLGLLMSGANSSSSSSSPLSSFSQSNESFGAGSFDNQSSFPSSTIQSASPDQALSDIFNKVGPLLGLLMSGGGLPSSSSSSPLSSFSQSNESFGAGSFDNQSSFPSSTIQSASPDQALSDIFNKVGPLLGLLMSGANSSSSSSSSPLSSFSQSDGVFGQGLMDTANFSNSESGDVLLSDQNSSSLLNDTFTLQNKSITLLDEERVAVQKELINILKKAYSVGAELPELPSFLDEGDNATIFIKVNVINPIDKIANASDFPIKINYEYGDGIPSVSYTYANDAGRIEAVPASIYAILADPSQTSDQGKDTFLNSYTTSYSKGCSGHIDYSETQDCVITKKYTDMTNNINITSGS, from the coding sequence TTGAGAAAAATAATAATACCGATGATATTTCTTGCGATTTTGATTCTAGGTTTCAATGATTTAGATGTGAGGGCTCAAGAAAGTAACTCTACAATAGTGTTGAACCCTGGTGCAACTAACAGCGACAGCCAGAATCCTATCTCGTCAGCCAATGTTACTGTTCCCGCAGGAACTAATGTTACTTGGGTCAATAAAGACTCTTCTCCTCACATGTTAGTCTCTGGATCCCCAGAAGAAGGTCCAGATAACATATTTTATGGCGACTTCTTTGGTACAAATGAAAATTATACTGTAACCTTTGATAAACCAGGATTGTATTCTTACTATGATCCGGCATGGAGTCATATTAGGGGAGAAATAACTGTAGAGAATCCTGAATTTTCCCCCAATCTAGGATCGAGCCTGAATACATCCAGTCTAGGCGGTATTAAGGAAAACCTCGTACCAGATTCTAATACAAATGTTGATGTAACTAATTCTGATGGGAATAGGACAAACACGGAGAATGATTCATTCTCAATCCCGACCTCGTCTTTTCTATCATCATTTCCTAGCTCTGCCACAAATGATACAAGTGATCAATCTTTCCCACCATCCTCGTTAGCCTCTGATCAGGCCCTTTCAGACATATTCAATAAGGTAGGTCCCTTGCTGGGCCTTTTGATGAGTGGGGCTAATTCTTCCTCCTCCTCCTCTTCACCCCTCTCCTCTTTCTCGCAATCAAACGAATCCTTTGGTGCAGGTAGCTTTGATAACCAATCCTCATTTCCGTCTTCCACCATCCAATCCGCAAGCCCTGATCAGGCCCTTTCAGACATATTCAATAAGGTAGGTCCCTTGCTGGGCCTTTTGATGAGTGGAGGTGGTTTGCCCTCTTCTTCCTCCTCTTCACCCCTCTCCTCTTTCTCGCAATCAAACGAATCCTTTGGTGCAGGTAGCTTTGATAACCAATCCTCATTTCCGTCTTCCACCATCCAATCCGCAAGCCCTGATCAGGCCCTTTCAGACATATTCAATAAGGTAGGTCCCTTGCTGGGCCTTTTGATGAGTGGGGCTAATTCTTCCTCTTCTTCCTCTTCTTCACCCCTCTCCTCTTTCTCGCAATCAGATGGAGTGTTTGGACAAGGGTTGATGGATACTGCCAATTTCAGTAACAGTGAATCTGGAGATGTACTGTTATCGGATCAAAACTCTAGTTCACTTCTAAATGATACTTTTACTTTACAAAATAAATCCATCACTTTATTAGATGAAGAAAGGGTAGCAGTTCAGAAAGAATTGATAAATATTCTTAAGAAGGCCTATAGTGTTGGAGCTGAATTACCAGAACTCCCTTCATTTTTAGATGAGGGTGACAATGCCACCATTTTCATCAAAGTTAACGTCATTAACCCAATTGATAAGATAGCAAATGCGTCAGATTTTCCAATCAAAATAAATTATGAATATGGGGATGGTATACCATCAGTGAGCTACACTTACGCCAATGATGCTGGGCGGATCGAAGCCGTACCTGCAAGTATTTATGCAATACTTGCGGATCCATCTCAGACTAGTGATCAGGGCAAAGATACCTTCTTGAATTCTTATACGACTTCATACTCGAAAGGGTGCTCTGGTCATATAGACTATTCAGAAACCCAAGACTGCGTAATTACCAAAAAATATACTGATATGACAAACAATATCAATATAACTTCAGGAAGTTAA
- a CDS encoding carboxypeptidase M32 gives MRCENPVMNQILDAYKPIWSLKHAISLMGWDFETYMPGGGTEERGVADSQLSMLHKDLLLNKDFIGLVESAKKQGSLDDLERGVVRVLDREITKQIKIPKELTEAESLVRIRGNMAWREARTKSDFKLYEPHLKEMIEIKKQIIAKRGYEKHPYDALLDTFEEQLTVNDLDKIFGELTPRIQKLVKKLVDSNSPFCKENKLVKSKYDITKVDELNRDILTLLQYDMKRFRMDVSTHPFTETMGLNDIRITTRYEGTDFKKSIFSTIHEAGHALYNLQCDQSLSFTPIEGGSSLGLHESQSRFWENIVCRSLPFVQLIGPLIRKQVNFANQTTNDELYLYFNNVKADFIRVDADEVTYNLHIAIRYEIEKKIFGDELGVSEIPEFWNDRMEQLLGVRPTTDSQGMLQDTHWSSGLFGYFPTYTLGNLVSAIIASKMRKDVENYEEDIKRGNFNPIRKWLKLKIHQYGSAYAPKVLLDRSLNEGYNPDYFVNYLETKYLGS, from the coding sequence TTCTCGATGCTTATAAACCAATTTGGTCGCTAAAACATGCCATATCTCTAATGGGCTGGGACTTTGAGACATACATGCCTGGAGGAGGAACAGAGGAAAGAGGAGTGGCAGATTCTCAGCTTAGCATGTTGCACAAGGATCTACTGCTAAATAAAGATTTTATCGGGCTTGTTGAGTCAGCAAAGAAGCAGGGTAGCCTTGATGACTTAGAGAGGGGCGTTGTAAGAGTTCTTGATAGGGAAATAACTAAGCAGATCAAGATACCCAAAGAATTGACTGAAGCAGAGTCTTTGGTGAGGATAAGGGGAAACATGGCATGGAGGGAAGCGAGGACCAAGTCTGATTTTAAGCTATATGAACCTCACTTGAAGGAAATGATCGAAATAAAAAAACAAATTATTGCAAAGAGAGGTTATGAAAAACATCCGTATGATGCACTTTTGGATACATTCGAAGAACAGCTTACTGTCAATGACTTGGATAAAATATTTGGTGAATTGACCCCTCGTATTCAAAAACTTGTAAAAAAACTCGTAGATTCAAACAGCCCGTTCTGCAAAGAGAACAAACTTGTAAAATCAAAGTATGATATTACAAAAGTGGATGAACTCAATCGTGATATTTTGACTCTTCTACAATACGACATGAAACGATTCAGAATGGATGTTTCCACTCACCCTTTCACTGAGACTATGGGCCTCAACGATATCAGAATAACTACTCGCTATGAAGGAACTGATTTCAAAAAGTCAATATTCAGTACCATTCACGAAGCAGGTCATGCCCTATATAACCTACAATGTGATCAGTCGTTGTCCTTTACTCCTATTGAAGGCGGGTCTTCGCTTGGACTCCATGAATCTCAGTCAAGGTTTTGGGAGAACATTGTGTGCAGAAGTTTACCCTTTGTTCAATTGATAGGTCCATTGATTAGAAAACAAGTAAATTTTGCAAACCAAACCACAAATGATGAATTGTACCTTTATTTTAACAATGTCAAGGCTGATTTCATACGGGTTGATGCCGATGAAGTGACTTACAATTTACATATAGCAATAAGATATGAGATCGAAAAAAAAATATTTGGAGATGAGCTAGGTGTCTCCGAGATTCCTGAATTCTGGAACGATAGAATGGAACAGCTGCTTGGGGTGAGACCAACAACAGATTCACAGGGAATGTTGCAAGATACACATTGGAGCAGTGGCCTCTTTGGTTATTTCCCAACCTATACTCTAGGAAACTTGGTTTCAGCGATCATTGCTTCAAAGATGCGCAAAGATGTGGAAAATTATGAGGAAGATATCAAGAGGGGTAATTTTAATCCCATCAGAAAATGGCTAAAATTGAAAATACACCAATATGGATCTGCTTATGCCCCCAAAGTGCTTCTTGATAGGAGCCTGAATGAAGGCTATAACCCGGATTACTTTGTTAACTACCTTGAGACTAAATATCTTGGCTCCTAA
- a CDS encoding methyltransferase, with the protein MSEFDKTMDIIFGRWKSQILYTGAKLGIFDYLSTNPKETGQIAQDLNLNEPMAYRILRSIASLGFLKEDKDGHRFSITTLGELLRKDHPHTLQGVLLLEEGPEHYQIWKHLSRIIKDGQQNAFNSEYGNNIFEYAGNNSEYSKIFNYAMSSYSAMHTAMVIEALAGYDFSNISNICEIGGGQGHLLSHLLSKYNHLNGTILELEPVVNNQDSSWPNKMGLQDRCKYIKGNMFEHVPSADLYIMKMILHDWNDDECIKILSKIHKSASDKSKILIVEHIVPDPITSHFSKLFDIHMMCATTGRERTMEEYKSILAQSGWKHIQTRYPKSSMIGVIEGSKV; encoded by the coding sequence ATGTCTGAATTTGATAAAACAATGGATATCATTTTTGGTAGATGGAAAAGCCAAATACTATATACAGGAGCCAAATTGGGCATATTTGATTACTTATCAACAAATCCTAAAGAAACAGGTCAAATTGCACAGGATTTGAATCTGAACGAGCCAATGGCATATCGTATTCTTAGATCAATAGCATCTTTGGGTTTTTTAAAGGAAGATAAGGACGGCCATAGATTCTCAATCACCACTTTAGGAGAACTACTAAGGAAAGATCATCCTCACACTCTTCAAGGAGTTCTGCTTTTAGAGGAAGGACCAGAACATTACCAAATATGGAAACATTTATCAAGAATAATTAAAGATGGACAACAAAATGCATTTAATTCCGAATATGGAAATAACATTTTTGAATATGCAGGCAATAATTCAGAATATTCTAAAATCTTCAATTATGCAATGAGCAGTTATTCGGCAATGCATACTGCCATGGTAATAGAGGCACTAGCCGGATATGACTTTTCCAATATTTCTAATATTTGTGAAATTGGTGGTGGTCAAGGACATCTTTTAAGTCATTTGCTATCAAAATATAATCACCTCAATGGAACGATTTTAGAATTGGAACCTGTCGTCAACAATCAAGACTCATCATGGCCTAATAAAATGGGGTTACAGGATCGTTGTAAATATATTAAAGGAAACATGTTTGAACACGTCCCCTCAGCAGATCTATATATAATGAAGATGATCCTCCATGATTGGAATGATGACGAGTGTATAAAAATACTTTCAAAAATTCACAAGTCTGCATCTGACAAATCCAAAATATTGATTGTTGAACATATAGTACCTGACCCAATTACATCACATTTTTCCAAATTATTCGATATTCATATGATGTGTGCTACAACCGGAAGAGAAAGAACGATGGAAGAGTATAAATCAATTTTAGCCCAATCCGGATGGAAACATATTCAAACTCGATACCCCAAATCTAGTATGATTGGGGTTATTGAAGGCTCTAAGGTATGA
- a CDS encoding class I SAM-dependent methyltransferase, with amino-acid sequence MPNSGAGHLRQDQRQDWESVAAGWQKWFRTFEKGAYKMSDRLIELAKIKPGNKVLDIATGIGEPAITVAKRVGTSGHVLATDISSQMLSIARNRAIAEHLEGIIDFKEGDAATIDLPELRFDSALCRLGLMFLDDLDSGLVNINKSLVNGGRFAASVWATSEKVPQLALAMNTVRKELNISSPPPLGTPGPFSLSDENILNESFVRCGFKVIEIERINIGFEFDSALEYTNFTKDIAAPVLKMLNDQTIDRKEKIWEAVTEEATKYVKNNTGSVVLDNEAICIVGVKQ; translated from the coding sequence ATGCCTAATTCAGGTGCTGGTCATTTAAGACAAGATCAACGTCAAGATTGGGAAAGCGTAGCCGCAGGGTGGCAAAAGTGGTTTAGGACATTTGAAAAGGGTGCTTATAAAATGAGTGACAGACTAATAGAATTGGCAAAAATAAAACCAGGTAATAAAGTTCTTGATATAGCGACTGGTATAGGAGAACCTGCAATTACTGTAGCTAAACGCGTAGGCACCAGTGGTCATGTATTGGCTACGGACATATCATCACAAATGTTATCAATAGCGAGAAATAGGGCCATCGCAGAGCACTTGGAAGGAATAATTGACTTTAAAGAAGGAGATGCAGCAACGATCGACTTACCCGAATTACGTTTTGACTCTGCATTATGTAGATTGGGATTAATGTTTTTAGATGATCTCGACTCAGGACTAGTTAATATCAATAAATCATTGGTTAATGGAGGACGTTTTGCGGCTAGTGTTTGGGCAACATCAGAGAAAGTTCCTCAACTTGCCCTGGCTATGAATACTGTAAGAAAGGAACTTAATATTTCGTCGCCCCCTCCGCTTGGAACACCGGGACCATTCAGTCTATCTGATGAAAATATTCTTAATGAGTCTTTTGTAAGGTGTGGATTCAAAGTTATCGAAATTGAACGGATTAATATAGGCTTTGAATTCGATTCTGCTCTAGAATACACAAATTTTACTAAAGATATAGCCGCACCGGTTCTTAAAATGTTAAATGATCAAACTATAGATCGCAAAGAGAAGATATGGGAAGCAGTTACAGAAGAAGCAACAAAATATGTCAAAAATAATACAGGTTCCGTAGTTTTAGATAATGAAGCTATATGTATTGTGGGTGTAAAACAATAA